DNA sequence from the Bacillales bacterium genome:
GCTCGCTACGAGCAAAATGCGGCCGCCGTTCGTCTGCCATTGCCCGTTTTCTTGCTTCGTTCCCGCATGGAAGACGAGCGTTTCCGCTGCCATCTTATCGAGTCCCTCGATCGGAACGCCTTTGTCGTAAGCACCCGGATAACCGCCGGAGGCAAGCACAACGCCGACAACGGCCTCGTCGGACCAACGAAGTTCAACATCTTTTCCAGATAAAATTGCTACCATCACTCGGGCGAGATCATTTTC
Encoded proteins:
- a CDS encoding phosphoribosylglycinamide synthetase C domain-containing protein — its product is ENDLARVMVAILSGKDVELRWSDEAVVGVVLASGGYPGAYDKGVPIEGLDKMAAETLVFHAGTKQENGQWQTNGGRILLVASRAATIEAAQQKVYEEMKHLSCAHAFYRKDIAGRAIS